In Paraburkholderia acidisoli, one DNA window encodes the following:
- a CDS encoding sulfatase-like hydrolase/transferase codes for MSTVRNVLFVMCDQLRADHLSCYGHPYLATPNIDGLARRGMKFERAFVQSGVCGPSRMSFYTGRYVASHGATWNRVPLSTDEITLGEYLAARNLPLALVGKTHMMPDSHGLQRLQLDGGNALGALLREGHFTLVDRYDGHHAEPAGGYADYLRRQGYASDDPWTDFVISAEDEQGRIVSGWHMRNVHLPARVREADSETAYTTGQAIRFIERQGDTPWAMHLSYVKPHWPYMAPAPYHNKYTLDQCLPVQRAARERATPHPVTGAYFEQEECANFMRDEVIAKVRPAYQGLISQLDDQLGRLWETLDRLGRWKDTLIVFTADHGDFLGDHWLGEKELFYDTVQRVPYIVYDPSPEADATRGRSDARFVEAIDTVPTLLDALGMPVPEHRVEGRSLLALTRNAATSKPWRDAVFSELDYAYRQARQILGRDPDACRGWMVRTDAWKYIHWDGFAPQLFDLRNDPEEFVDLGTDPAFESVRQGMRERLLGWSLGLRNRTTVTHDDVERGTHQYKKAGVFYGVW; via the coding sequence ATGTCAACCGTCCGCAACGTGCTTTTCGTGATGTGTGACCAGCTGCGCGCGGATCACCTCTCGTGCTACGGGCATCCCTATCTGGCCACGCCCAATATCGACGGTCTGGCCCGGCGCGGCATGAAATTCGAGCGCGCCTTCGTGCAGTCCGGCGTGTGCGGTCCGTCGCGCATGTCGTTCTACACCGGGCGCTACGTGGCGAGCCATGGTGCGACGTGGAACCGCGTGCCGCTGTCGACCGACGAGATCACGCTGGGCGAATACCTCGCCGCGCGCAACCTGCCGCTCGCGCTGGTCGGCAAGACGCACATGATGCCGGACAGCCACGGTCTGCAACGGCTGCAACTGGACGGCGGCAACGCGCTCGGCGCCCTGCTGCGCGAAGGCCATTTCACGCTGGTCGACCGCTACGACGGTCACCACGCGGAACCCGCCGGAGGCTATGCCGACTACCTGCGCCGCCAGGGCTACGCGAGCGACGACCCGTGGACGGACTTCGTGATTTCGGCCGAAGACGAACAAGGCCGCATCGTCAGCGGCTGGCACATGCGCAATGTCCACCTGCCCGCGCGCGTGCGCGAAGCCGACTCCGAAACCGCCTACACGACCGGCCAGGCGATCCGCTTCATCGAACGCCAGGGCGACACGCCGTGGGCCATGCATCTCTCGTACGTGAAGCCGCATTGGCCGTACATGGCGCCGGCGCCCTACCACAACAAGTACACGCTCGATCAATGCTTGCCGGTGCAGCGCGCGGCGCGCGAGCGCGCAACGCCGCATCCGGTGACGGGCGCCTACTTCGAGCAGGAGGAATGCGCCAACTTCATGCGCGACGAGGTCATCGCCAAGGTGCGGCCCGCTTACCAGGGCTTGATCAGCCAGCTCGACGATCAGCTCGGGCGACTGTGGGAAACGCTGGACCGGCTCGGACGCTGGAAAGACACGCTGATCGTCTTCACCGCCGACCACGGCGACTTCCTCGGCGACCACTGGCTGGGCGAGAAGGAATTGTTCTACGACACCGTGCAGCGCGTGCCGTACATCGTCTACGATCCGTCGCCCGAGGCCGACGCCACGCGCGGCCGCAGCGACGCGCGCTTCGTCGAGGCGATCGACACCGTCCCGACGCTGCTGGACGCGCTCGGCATGCCGGTCCCCGAACACCGCGTCGAAGGCCGCTCGCTGCTCGCGCTCACGCGCAACGCCGCAACGTCAAAGCCATGGCGTGACGCCGTGTTCTCCGAGCTGGACTACGCGTATCGGCAGGCACGCCAGATTCTCGGCCGCGACCCCGACGCCTGCCGCGGCTGGATGGTGCGCACCGACGCGTGGAAATACATTCACTGGGACGGCTTCGCGCCGCAGTTGTTCGACCTGCGCAACGATCCCGAGGAATTCGTCGACCTCGGCACCGACCCGGCGTTCGAGAGCGTGCGTCAAGGCATGCGCGAGCGCCTGCTCGGCTGGTCGCTCGGCCTGCGCAACCGCACGACCGTGACGCACGACGACGTCGAACGCGGCACGCATCAGTACAAGAAAGCCGGGGTGTTCTACGGCGTGTGGTGA